A single Notolabrus celidotus isolate fNotCel1 unplaced genomic scaffold, fNotCel1.pri scaffold_89A_arrow_ctg1, whole genome shotgun sequence DNA region contains:
- the LOC117809947 gene encoding 23 kDa integral membrane protein-like — protein sequence MARCRSYLRGLSICVTVLLLVSGVVMIGAGFASMEGNTPVAQLFEQLSSSDGLLVLQVFGPVTVVFSVIGICAATLDLKPLLLVFSVLVFVEFVAMMVVASPLVQVQSQMDSEVEKVFLNVTPLHSTEVYIQRELNKLQTSDSCCGLRSYEDWKDQLPASCFCTPEITPPDSDAEPRSQQDDVSPEGPCVMAGSDSKSPNTQVTETLWVHSKPCGPILKSYMSFPIRLRIGIISAFSTIAIAAIALCLALGLEEYWKTPTVQTTVDDFNRVKYQPKPSSPT from the exons ATGGCTCGCTGCAGGAGTTACTTACGAGGACTCTCCATCTGTgtcactgtgctgctgctg GTGTCTGGCGTGGTGATGATTGGGGCCGGATTCGCCTCCATGGAAGGCAATACTCCGGTTGCCCAG TTGTTTGAGCAGCTGTCCAGTAGTGACGGTTTACTGGTCCTGCAGGTGTTCGGTCCGGTCACAGTGGTCTTCTCAGTTATTGGTATCTGTGCAGCAACGCTGGACCTCAAACCTCTGCTCCTGGTG TTTTCTGTTCTAGTATTTGTGGAGTTTGTGGCGATGATGGTTGTCGCCTCACCTCTGGTTCAGGTTCAGTCTCAG ATGGACAGTGAAGTGGAAAAGGTGTTTCTAAATGTGACCCCCCTTCACAGCACAGAGGTTTACATCCAGAGGGAACTAAACAAACTCCAGACCTCG GACTCCTGTTGTGGTCTGAGAAGTTATGAAGACTGGAAGGATCAACTTCCTGCCTCCTGTTTTTGCACACCTGAGATCACTCCTCCTGATTCTGACGCAGAGCCCAG GTCTCAGCAGGATGACGTTAGTCCAGAGGGGCCGTGTGTGATGGCGGGCAGTGACAGTAAATCTccaaacacacaggtcacaGAGACGCTCTGGGTTCACTCCAAG CCCTGCGGTCCCATCCTGAAGAGCTACATGAGCTTCCCCATCAGACTCAGGATAGGAATCATTTCAGCCTTCTCCACCATCGCG ataGCAGCCATCGCCTTGTGTCTGGCTTTGGGTTTAGAGGAATATTGGAAAACGCCAACAGTCCAAACGACCGTGGACGACTTCAACAGAGTGAAGTACCAACCTAAACCTTCTTCCCCtacctga